The Polyodon spathula isolate WHYD16114869_AA chromosome 49, ASM1765450v1, whole genome shotgun sequence region TCAATTCCAGTTCTGCAGTTAGCTGGGGAGTATCGACTGTTAACAGCCTGAACACAAATTTGAAAGTTTGGCCCAGGGGTTTAAAACCCAATTGCAACTCTTCCATTTCTTATGCttgttgtatattaataaaaatcaGTAAAGATTAAAGGATGCTATCCTGCAACTTGGTTCTCTAGATTGAAAATTATATTTCAGaacaatatcattttaattgcaaaatgCCACAGGTGTCCCACGCGTGTTTCATGATCATATAACATGGAGCATTCCCAGTACGACCAATGGAATGGAATAAAGCTGTTTCCCAGTATCTGAGTCAGGATGAGCATTGACGCAATCCAAAACGTGAAGCAGCAATGTgtaagaaagaagaagaaagaagttacttttgggggaaaaaaatcttgCAGTTGTCAACGTAACACACTGCTTGGTGGTGTGATAGAGCGATAGAGCCTGGAAATGCCTGACTCagtatcggggggggggggggggggggggcgctgagCGCTGCAGgtgaaagaaaataactaaatgtaTCCACACCAGCCATGACCCTGAAAAACAGCTTTAAATGTCACTGAATCCAAAAATAGGTATGAAATCAAAGACGTGCATTGGGATAAAGATCAAGCAGTTACATATTAATGAACAGCAAACATTACATTATGAACCCTTCCCATTCATTTTGATATTTATAGCTCCTAACCGATGCACTTTATACACATTTTGAATGTGTGCTTTCACACATACAGACATCAATCCAATATTACAAAGGCATCATTAAATAAGAGATGCCTGGAGCCAACAGGCTCTGTAGTGTTGAAAGCACTCCAGCCCTGGACTTCTCTAATTATCTGCTTAGAATGTTTAaaaacttcatatatatatatatatatatagatagatatatattttgatagatagatataaacaTTATTGCCTACAATGACTTACAGACTGTGAAAACATATATATCACAGTATCAGATTCCAATATATTATCTGTGCCTGAAAAAGCTCTTTTTTAGAATTTTCTGAATTCAAAGAAATCACATGACTACAGCCAACGAGTTCTGCAGTCAAAGGTAATACTGAGATTCTGAGACAGCAAAGTTATTCAGATGCAATATCtgagcaacagaactcagaaccaccAACAGTAATTGTAAATATCATAAAGACTTAACGGccaaaaaagacatttgaaactACAGAAGCTACAATGTAATCTTTGAGTTAATTGTTGGTAACAGTaatacactgcatttaaaaaaaaaaagaacatctctTAAAGGGATGTGACATTTAATATTTGAGTTCTGCTTCATCACTGCACACCATCATTTAACAAATGAAATTTAAGAGTAGTTTTGCCCATCGGCTGTGTTGTTGTAATCTCATCCTCTGATCAGGGTTATCAGCATTTGTTCTACGTTTTGATTTCCTCTTGTATTGACTGAGGAGGCTGAATGATGTATtcaattgaaaacaaatgtacagtacatgctgcaAAAGTTGAAACATTATAGATCAAGTTTTTGCTCCAGTTCAAGGTTTGCAcatgaaaggaaaacaaaatctaaCGGTTTACAAGTAGAAATAAACAACCCAGAAAGCCAATGCAGGAATAACTGCTAGGCGATAGGACTCATCTTTTACACCAACTTTACGTTCTCTATAATGAAACTCTTGCAATCTAGAAACATTGTTAAGGGATAATGTTGCATTGTAGTAGAATACCAGGCAATTTTCATGTCTGTGCAAAGGCTTTAGGGTGTAGTATGTATCACACGCACGAGTGCGTTGATTAATTAAaatccactttttaaaattagtttttcaaTATCTGGaaatttccactgtttttttttttttttttttttttaaaacagcgcaTTTGCAGCAAACCAATAATTTTCTGCCAATTGAGAAGCCATGAAGGGAAATGTGCTGAGGGTGATTTGGTTAATCATGTGAtggaaataatatttatataaggcattttcatttttaaattacatagctgcagtgttttaatacactttgtgtttttttttttcttttttaaaggggCAGTAGCACTTTCTGCTGCTATAGTAAAACTGCCCAGGCATTATTCTGTGATAATACTGTAAGAAGGTCCTGGGTTGGCCCATCAGCATTTAGCTACACCTCCCTTTTGGAATAGTCTCAACAAGAGTATCCGGGATACGATTATGCATCAGATAAATAAACCAAATGTTTCAGCTAAACGAAGAACAATGACTAagatcatatttattttaatgagtaggTTCCAAGAATTAGCAAAGTGGACATGTTTGTGATCCCAGATCGAATGTATGATGTGATTGTCTTTTAGAATGATGTTTTTTTAgggatgtgaaattactgctgtctgtttctggttaTTGTGCCGGGACACTCTTGTAAAAGAGACCTCGGTCTCAatgtttttttcctggttaaggaatgaataaataaataaatacaaattctgcTGGTTTGGTGTTGAACGAGCAAGCCTCTTCATATGTCTTGTTATTTATGTGTTCCACCTTTCCCTCGTTTTTTTATGATGCTTGCACTTGTTTCTGAGTGGTTGTGGTGATCTGACACTGAGTTGTTATTATGATGCTCTATAagtgtctttacctgcttttaaATGCTTTGAGCAATCCTCAtgccattcaaaccatgtgacctttcaactggcCCAGCCTACTCTACCAACACAGAATGAAACAAGAAAGTCTGTTCAACGACAAGCAGGTCTGCTATatctagggttaccatatgactctgGGTATACTAGGatagtttgggacagttcaggcttttcagctcacaccccaatgcattctggtacatgtAGTCCTGCTATGAAAAGGTACCTCAGGCAGctaaatgtaccagaatgcattgcgatgcaGGTTGAAAAGTCCCAAACTGTActggtgtacatggagtcatacgGCAACCCTAGATATGAAGAAAAATGATAATGCTGTAACTCAATATTGGACCAACAGAACCCCTCAACAGAATCGCAAACTTTTTAAAGTACAATTGTACTTTAGGAGTACTCCTACCTACAATGCATACAGAATTCATGCACATAAAACGTGTATTACAGTGTAACTGTGTTAGAAAGGCCTAAATTATACTTATGAACAATTTAAGCATATcatcaaaaatattttaatattaaatgtgtACACATATTTATGGATTTAATTGCGTTAGAATATATACACTGATATGAAACATATCCTTTCCAATGAAGTCCATTGTAATCTTTAAACCTTCTATATATAGGAAATGTACAGTATTCTAAATATTCTTATTGTTCAAAATCAATTACTGATCACAAACCCCCAAGCCAATGATCAGGAAGAACAACTGACCAGgagataataataagaataataaataattaaaaaaaaaaaaaaaaaaaaaaaaacatttccaggcTTTAGAACATTACTTATCATAATCAAATTTCAAAGTACAATATTGTAGAATATTAGCGCATTTCAGGTGAATTAATGTAACAATAATACAGTTTGGCAGCAGAAATCAATAAGCCACCGTGCATAATTGACCTGTGAAATAAAGGCAATGTGACTGGTATAAAAATGCTTAAATTTCAGTATATAACACATGCAAGGCCGGTcatataataaaaatgataaatctTGTCACTGGAGcgaaaaactaattaaaaataatccaCTTGCTCCTGCTTGGTCATTTTTCATCTGATGGCGTATATTGACATTTAATTGTGGGTATATACATCGCCACATATCCCATTATGAACATATTTTGAAAACAGCAgtgtctaattattattttttttttttaaagaaattcacaTTAATGTTGCAAAATGAACATGCATGTGCTTAACTgaccttgaattatattactAACAGGTtaatttctcctttcaaaaaggAGTCAATTAATATAAATTCAAGCCCCGGTGTTTGTTTTGCTGGCTGTGGTGTTTCGGGTGGGTACATGTTACAGAACCTTTTTGTGCAGCAGTCACTTGTGCTTAAAGTCATTTGCACATCTGTAaacacaaaaactattttttCAGTCATACAGGCAGGTAGTACAGAAGTGTGTGTGAAAGCCTTGATTTGCTATTCAAGTTCCACGTTTAGAAAAGCTTTTTGGCTGAATCAGCAGGAAAGCTAAAACGTAATCCCACGGACCAACCATTATTCGTTCAGCAAATGCAAAGAAAATGGCTTTCTAATCTGTGTTTTAGGAGCAGGAGTTCAGCTGTGACAAGCCGTAATGCTGCAGGAATGCCAGCAGTGACTGGGTATCAGATCTTACAAAATAACAGCAAACTAGGAGCGATAGTACTGGAGCTCGCAagattatcataaaaaaaaaaaaaaaaacattgacagtaTGACTGCATTGGCCCCCAGAGTGTACCCAGAAgttaaataaagattgactgtCCCAACTTTTGAGTTGGAACAGGACCAACATGTTCAGGATCTCAGAAAACACATTGTAATAAATCGCTGGTTTCACCTAGTCTTACGCTTTCTTGGTAATTTTAGCTGGTCAAATTGTCCCTACAGCTTCAGAGCTTTTCTCTCACGAACCAACCAGCTTCATCTTCAAATGACCGACAGTCTTTGATGTCAGTGACTTGACCTAGGAACAGGAATAGTAGCAGACTATCTGAGAGTAAGGCATGCAAACGGACAGCATTTGTAAGGCATGTTATTTGGTTCACTGCTGTTAGTAAAATTAGAGACGATGCCATCCTACATCATGTACTTtgttgctaaaaataaaataaaaaaacatttgatacaaatatttattctacttgtgtgtgtgtgtgtgtgtgtgtgtgtgtgtgtatatacacacacacacacacacacacacacacacacacacacacacacacacacacatacctcaTGGGATAGGATATTCCTTAACAAACTGTTCAGCTTTCATCTAAGTGAGACATTTGCTACACTTGTTCATTCATACACGGTACAGTAACCCTTACCATGCTAGAAATAAGGTCAGTGTTTGTTTAGCTACAGTTCACCCAAATGTACGGATATAAAAAACATATCTTGTCAGTTGTATTTATTGCAAAGTCAACACACTGTTTCAAAAGctaataaatatgaaatactcATGAACAgtatgtgattaaaaaaataaatatgtccaTTATTGCTTTCATACACATCTACACTGCAATTTGTGTTGCTATTATTACCAGTTACCAAAGACATgttggtatatacagtacatactctATATGTTTATATCAATTTGTTTTCAATTGAAATACGTGTTCTTCATTTGACATTAGATTCAGATGTTTTTACACAATAGTAAATGTACATACATAGCCACATTTCTCAAGTGATAACAATTATAGAGCATTTTGGATTGCAAATATAGAAGGGAGTTAATCCTTCTGGGCAGCCCTTTTCTATGTAAGCAATAACATGAGAGAAGGCAAGTGGCTGTATCCAGATAACCTCATGCCGTGGGCCTTTATATACACAACCATATTGCAAAATTACACCGGCATTTCAAAGCAAGCTACAGGTAAGCCTGAAAAGCTCACGGTGTCACATCTACAATGCACTTAACAAACAAAGTGTCGTCTTTGCAATACGCATGTTTAGGGGAGTGCAACCTGGAGAGAGGGAAGAAGAGAGGGCAGCCACTGGCCACATTCATTTCCTTCACTGGTCTCTGAAATGATGTGGAGCTAAGGTCGGGGCGAAAGGCATCGATCACATGCTCTCTGTGATTCTGGTCCATCAGGAAAAAGGTCacctaaagaaaaacaatactattattattatctctaaaAAATCTCTGTGGTTTTGTTATCCTAGTGTTATGAATACTGCAAACGCATGTTCCTTTCAAACAACGGAATCCCTACTATGTgacaaaagtgtgtgctgcatatGGCAGGGGGGTTATTATTTTCTGTCGAAACCCCTGTATGCTTTGCACCATGTAAATGTGCACCGCTGCGGTTCTATCCTGGTCATCCTTAATGAGGTTATGTTTCAGCTTATCCGAGGATCATCTTATTGAGTAACAGGTAAGGCACTAGAAGTAGAAAGAGCAGGATTCAGTTCCATAGAAACCTTGCATCGTTTTTATTGGAAGCATTCCATCAAAGTGCCCTCTGTAAATTCTGGCCTGACCGAGCTCTTTCAAGCTTGCATTTCTTGTTAGAAATGTCTGCATTCCACACCAACAATGCTTTCTGCACCgacatactgtacactgtatccTCAGCCAAGGACAGAAAGTCAGCATGCAAGACTGCAATAGCGCCAGATTCTTTTCACGACGgtccttttaaaaatacagcCTGTTAGATTCTACATGATAACAGATGGTCTGGTTTATATTAAGTGagactattaaaaaaagaaagcgaGTTTCAGAGACTGAACGATGCAAAGTTTATAGTCATCTGAATCCCAAAAGCTTCTAAATGACGATTTGAACAATTAAAGATACTGCTGTGTATTATATGTAACAGTGCAGTTCCCGGTACGGATAACTATTTTTGTTCAATAGCAGGCAGAAAATAGCAAGCAGCAAAGTGATACCTAGCTGCCGCGTTTTAGTGGGAGTAACATCTTGTGGGATGCCGCTGAATATACATTATGTTAATATTGTCTTAAGCAATTGTTCTTTGATACTAAAAAAGCGAATCCTTAAATACTGAAAAGGACAGAAATGTCCAACTTTTACAGAATGGAAACATCTAATGCTACGTGCATTACAGCTGGAGAGGTTCCACCAGACAGAGAAAGGAAAATTACTTTCTTAAAATGTGGGGGCCATTTTATGAATTAATTATGAAAAACAGACATGATATTACTGTCAGCTTACTACAGTGactttgaaaaaatgttgtaacattTGCTATCATACTATTTCTGTTATGTAATAATATTCATTGAAGATATGGGTATGGGTTGTGGGCttagatttataaatgtattaatgttaacgttatatatttgagaatatgtttgtattataagattgcatgtaTGTTATACAGGGAATTTGACATTAAGGAATCAGGGGTCAGTCTTACCTTGTACTTAAAAGGCCACAAAAGAAGAGCATCATATTCGCCCCTCATAACCACAAAGAACAGGGAGATATGCGTTCCTTTGCCTCCTCCATCTCCATTCAAATATAACCTCATGCACACCTTGTAGCCATATTTGCCTGTGTAGAAAGCTGAAAAGACACATTGATACATCACATTCTAGACGTCACAAAATGAGAGTAAGTTATCATCAGAGAGAAAATGAAAGTAACAGCTAGACGTCAGTTAAAAATGCTCTGAAAAATTACAAAGACCTAATGGGTTAATATGAACTATTgtgaaccaaaaaagaaaaaaacattcccCTAGGGGCCTTAATGTAATCGTTTCAGTATACTGGCACTTCTGATCGAACGGTCGATGGGAAACCAGGCGAGTTACCTGGAGAATACAAGCTGCTCCCTCTTCCAGCCGCTGCTTCCTGCATTTTTCTGCTCAGTTCGGAGATTTTCCAGATAAATGTCCCGTCAAACGTGGCCAGCTCCAGAGAAGCGATGCGCAGGTGGAGGGAATTGATGGCAATGTCCTTCAGAGCTTGCTGCCGCTGCAGCTCCATCACCTGAAAGCACAGAACTCAATCATTCCAGAGCTGGGGCGACAACGCTGTGCAGATACAGAGACGAACGCACGCTGCTCAGCTCACATCTCTGGGGTGGGGTTTGTTCTTAATACTTAGAAAGGGTACAGCAAGCAGCTTGAAATGTCACTTCATTTCCCTTCCAACTTCGCAATCActcagagtggttctgggttctgttgctccccTGCTGAGTTCTCActgtttttctctaaatctgcctttacctggctttgagctgttTTTAACTTGTCTAGGGCTGGCACTAGACAGCCTTCTTCGTTTCACTCATATCATGACAATGTTACCTTTCACCTCcgttatacagtgcctttcacaGCAtctcaaaaaagtaaaaaaaaaaaggccaataaaacaagattgaacagtaaaataaataaataaatcgatacacaaacacacaacattaaAAGGATAACACACAGAAAACCGATGTGAAAAGCACAAAGTGACATTAAGAAGTTTTTGTCAAACATCCAGTTTTCCAAGAATATTGCATCTCATGGTAATATTTCCCTAAGTTGCTGCTTCTTTTCGCTGGCTGCCTGCTGGCAGAGGACAGAAACAACACTGCCAACTCCAGCCTAAACTATGCGTTTATTTTCCAGTAGTCTATGCTGCTGGCAGCAGCAGTcgtacaagtaaaataaataaataaataaataaatactaaataaaaaataaaaagcgcaGGAGACTAAACTGCTGACTCCAGTGCTGCACGATTAAGTTTTATCCCACCCTCTGAACTGACATTTAAGCTTGGTAGGAAGGCTAAAATAAACCTAGGAAGATTATCATTTAGGAGCATCTCTCCTTGCGGTTCTAAAACAGAACTTCAATTCCAAATACATCATAAAGCTAAGGTTAATGGCTACTAAGCTACATAGGTTTAATTGCTCTGCTTGTTCTTTGGAAAGGTCAGAGAAGCTCTAGATCAGACTACATCAAATTGGGCAGGAGTATGGTCTACATCTCCTTCATGTTTCTTTTCTCACATGCGTAGtatcctgttatgtgtgttctCAATCATTACTGTGTCAGCTTAGACCTTTATTTGCCATGCTTGCTGAGGTCTAGAAGCATATCAGTGCACAGCACAAGGCTAATACGCTCCCATCACTTCAGAAAATCAGCCTTGAGAAAAACAGATATGAAATCaatgtttacctgttttaaaaagGTCGTAACACATGCCATGGACATGATCGTTGTAACATTTCTCCAATTAGATAGTCTCTTTGGAGAACTGCAATCAAAGATTCATAGCACGCTCACCATTTTTGACCCAAAGTAATTTCAGCCATTTTTAAACCACTTATTAACTTAAACTTTTCTATATCAATTAATGATAACCAATTTATGACCCCCGGGGCTTTGATTAGAAAGGACACAGTATTTACTAAACTGCATTGTAGAAGTTTGAATGTAAAACAGATACAGTTACAAGGATTAGTTACCTTAAGCTCCAAATCTTTAATGGATTCTTGGTCGTTTCTATTCTGACACTCAGATGCAACCAACGTCAACTGGGTTTTTTCCACCTCTCTGTTGAGGACCGTGACGATATTCTCATACACTTGGATTTTTTGCTCAAGCTCGGCAAGCTTCTTCCTGCATTCTTCCAGCTCCTGCCCTTGGTTCTGGTCTCCGTGGAAAACCGAAGGCTCTGTGTAGCTGTCCACCTCCAGGTCTTCCCCGTTCACCTCCACGGCTCCCTGGATCTGCAGGGAGTGCAGAGTGTCCTCCAGCCGTTTCATTTTAACCTGCATTGCTGAAACCTGGGCCTCCTTTACATCCTCGCTGTCAAGATCGGACAGCAAGGACGTTTTTATATTGTCAAACACCTGGAGCAGGAGCCCCATGTGAAGCACAAGCGCAGAGTGTTCGTGATCCTTGATTTTCTCTTTACTCCCctgtaaaagaaaattaaaagcaaaaacgTTACTGCAGTACTGACTGTAGTGAGCAATATGAAACGATATGTAGCATAAGGGCTGAAAGAGCTATACTTACTGCAGGCATCCAgcaaaatgacttatttttagGTGAGTGGATTAAACTACTAGTGCACGCATTTTCCCCACACTGTATTATAGGGACATCCAATGaaaaaatcaacacacacacaatgtttttggAATCACTATTATATTACCTTAAATGTACAACCGACTTCAGCAAAGCGACACAGGTCCTTGTTCTTCATGTTCGTGAGCTGCCGATTCTAAAGACAACAAGCGTGGTCGTTAATGTACTTTCACAAGAAGGAACTGGAACACTTGTGTTGGTTAACCAATGTTTCAGAGCTGGATTTCAGtcaaacggtaaaaaaaaaaaaataataataatcaggaacAATAGCGTTGATGCTATATACAGATAACTTTCATCTCAAGGAAGGTTTTTAAAGGCCagcaacaaaatatatacattaggaTTTAAAGTTGCTTAAAGTGGAATCATTTACTTTTTCCTTATTAAGGAAAAAACCTTTATTACTGAGACCTTCTGTTAGTTGAAATTCCACAGATGGAATATAtctattttgtaattattattttgtaattattatagaAGGCTATCACATAATCCCTCCGCATCGCCTTCATGCCCAGATTAGCTTGAAGGCAACGCGTAATAACTTGTTTACCTTTTCTTTTGTCTCTGCTTTGGTTGGCTTTCTTTCCTTAACGGGGCTGCTCTCGCATGTGTGTTTCTGTGGATGAAAAGCGTAACTTCAGTCCCGGTACCACAGTGGCAGAGCCAAGAGTTTGTTTTAGAAGTCCATTCCTGGGCCTGTGCCAATCAAGGCTCATAGAAAGGGGAGGTTAGGTGAGCCCTAGCCCTAGTTTTTGTGGCCGTCATTTTGGATCAACTGTCAGCATGTAAATCGGCCACTTATGCACAGACTCAAAATTCaaccaaataaatatatatatatagcatgatCCAAAAtggtgcaaacaaacaaacaaatgtagaACAATCAGAGTGGAATTTCCAACCTTCGCTTAGACTAGTAATTTAGTCATGTATACTGAGCACCTAAATTCTTTATGAAAAATATCAGCAAGTGTCCTAACTGAAAAGTGATAGATTGCCATGATAATACAGAACTTATTAATATTTAGATGGAATCAATAGtggctgtttttgctttttttaatatatttagtatGACAAAAGTTCCTTTAACATTTCTTTGAGAAAGGTGTTAAATTGTTTTCACTAAGTTAGATGTGCTAAACATGTTAATTTACCACAGCAATATTAGGTGGTAAACTCTACATGAAGCTGATTAACAGGTTAGCACTTCAAAGGTATGAGGTGTTGGAGTTGGCATTGAGCTGACATATGTAAACGACTCTAGCTCTCTAGAGAGGCTCAATTCGACAATCCACCAAGATTTTCCAAACTGAGAGATTCACTAATCATTTCCTTATCGCACAAATCTATACACGCTGGGTTAGGATTTACACTGGTATATTTTATCTGAAGATAAGCGCCACTGTATTTTCATTTGGATGCCTTATCACTTCGTCGCGGTTGATTTACGAGCAAGCCAGCTATCTATCGAATGAAATGTCTATCTGAGAACGCTCCAGGGGAACAAAAAATCAAGGCTGTGCCTCAAAATCAGAGACAGGTGACAGACAGCAACGTTACAGAGGAATAGAATGGGCGGAAATAGAATAAATGGGCAGGAATagaatacatttacagtatataaaacacagcatttttatggcatgattgttttattaaataactgtTGCAAAACCGTCAATAACCTGACACAGGGGTGTATGAACTGATTTCAGCATTGAGCAACCTTACAGAAAGAGAACACTGGGAAACGAATGAAGTAATccgagtgtgtgtgcgtgtgtgtgtatgtatatatatatatatatatatatatatatatatatatatatatatatatatatatatatatatatatatataagggatggaaataagactcctactgcatagcagtttgacccattccaggttttactatgagcttgattagccacattgtataggtaacaagctcagtgtgtcttattaaactcctaataaaaccaggaatggatcaaactgctatgcaacgggagtcttatttccatctatatatatatatatatatatatatatatata contains the following coding sequences:
- the LOC121306720 gene encoding TNF receptor-associated factor 1-like — protein: MAEESTGSLFNGLSSAPDENEYPSGFPQNICDDVPQLKYLCSSCNNVLNKAHQTLCGHRYCLACLNWLMRNNKNPVCKKCKEDDPSTVSEESILTSEHFYSDAAINKEISELKVHCANQGCNWKNTLKHYEDHQSQCDYELIPCNIGCGHMVIRKKLANHLEKGCANNMVVCKKCTRKIRQAEFQKHTCESSPVKERKPTKAETKEKNRQLTNMKNKDLCRFAEVGCTFKGSKEKIKDHEHSALVLHMGLLLQVFDNIKTSLLSDLDSEDVKEAQVSAMQVKMKRLEDTLHSLQIQGAVEVNGEDLEVDSYTEPSVFHGDQNQGQELEECRKKLAELEQKIQVYENIVTVLNREVEKTQLTLVASECQNRNDQESIKDLELKVMELQRQQALKDIAINSLHLRIASLELATFDGTFIWKISELSRKMQEAAAGRGSSLYSPAFYTGKYGYKVCMRLYLNGDGGGKGTHISLFFVVMRGEYDALLLWPFKYKVTFFLMDQNHREHVIDAFRPDLSSTSFQRPVKEMNVASGCPLFFPLSRLHSPKHAYCKDDTLFVKCIVDVTP